Genomic segment of Fibrobacter succinogenes:
TTGTGTAATCGTTTGCTTTGGCGCCATCCTTCACGTACCAGCTGCCATCCATGTAAGGGAGAATGTCGAGTGTGTATTGCTGTTGCCCTTTGCCTAATGCAATTTCCTCACAAGTTTCTTGTGTGCGTGTGTAGCCGGAGTAACCGTAATAAAAGTCTTCGTTTGCTATAGCGGCAAGGCGTTTCCCAAGATTGCGGGCGTATGTCTTTCCGTTGCTAGTCAAGTGCCCGGTGGGGCCTGTGTTGTCGGTACGTTCACTGTGACGGATGATGAACACTGCTTTTTCGTTGGGCTTGAGGCTTGCGTAGACTTCGGCAATATCGGTGAAACCGTCGGCTTCTTGCGGGGTGGCGATGCGCCATGTGCCGCTGTCGAAGATGTAATACGTGTCGTGATTCACGCGGCCTTCGCGGACTTCCTTGTCGTATGCACCGGGGCCGAATCCTGCGGTGTCTTTTTCGATAGGCTGTGCAATGCGCCATTCCTTGGAATTTGCATCGCAAATGAATCGGACTCTAGAATGGTCGGCATGCTCGTAATCGTTGGCGAATAGTGCGCTTTGCCCTTGATTCACGTACGTGACTTGTCCTGCGTTTGCGTCAGAACAGGGCTCGAATCCGTATGCGACGGGAATAAATGCGCGTATGTACTTTTCAAAGTTAGGGATTGCTGAGACGCCCCAAGATGACACGTTGTTGCGAATGTCATTGTATTTCCAGAGCGTGTCGAGGCCTACAACCCAGTCTGCAATTTTGATTTTCCAATTTGGATCGTTCCAAACGCCGTCTCCCTTGATGTCTTCGGCAAGGTTATTCGCGAGGCTCATCATTTCGGTTTCGCTACGGTCTCCTTGCAACATGACTGAAATGGCAAACAATGCAGCGCTGTACTCGCTATTGCCGAACATGTCCAAATCTTCGGCAACGGGCTTGTCTGTGCGGCCATCAGTGAAGTACGGTTGCAAATAAAATTGGACCGTGTCAATCCCGAAAGCTGCAAAAATTTCGCGTTCCGCTTGAGCCTTTGCTTCGTTGAATTCGATGTGGTTCATTGCGAGCTGCTCGATGCGCGGAATTTCCAATTGCGTGAGAATGTTCACGTTGACGGAATTGCGAACGCGAATTGGAGTTGTGCCGGCGCCTTCGACGGAGCTTGCGACTTTGGTCAATGCCGACAGCGTCACGGGATTTGCAGAAGAACCTCCGGTTACCATATTTCTGTAGAATCCCGTTGCAGAAATTTTTACGTAGTTCGAGTTTGTGCTGACGCTTTCTAGCGTGTAATGTCCATCGTTAGTTTGCACGCAGGTGCTTGCGGAATGACCATTTCCATCGGCCCTGAAAAAATTCATTTCGCTAGCTTCATTTAGTACAACAGAAGTTCCGAAGATGAAAGGACCGTTTTGTACGACTCCGGGAATGGTGTCGCGTTGTAAGCCGCTATACCGAACTGTATCTACATTCAAATGAGGCTGATGTGCAATTTTGTCGACAGCATGTAAAAATCCGTCGCTACAGGTAATGCTAAAATCTGTGGAGTCCGCAGCGCTACGCCACGTGCCCTTTATGCAAAGGTGCGGCATGTTTTCGTTCTGTACAAAGAACGCGCGGCCTTCGCGGCTCGCATCGCAAACAGGCAAGTTGGCTGCGCTCGTAACGGTCAAAGTATCGAGAAGAGAAATCGGCTGATCCAGGTTGAAGTCGTCATCGCCGGTAGCGGGGTTCCCATCAGAACTGCAGCCGGCAACCAACAACGCCGACATCGCAGCAAAGCCAATCGCTGTTAAACCAAATTTCTTCATTCCATATACCTGTTGCGTTGGGGAATTTTGTCATTCTGGAGACCCATAGGCCGATAGGATCCAGTGAATAGATATTCTATAGAAAGATAATTATTGTATAAATAATTTCAAATGAAACAGTTGAGTTTTGAACGTTAAATAGTTGTGTTTTTGGGAAATTACGGAATATGAAAATATTTATATACAATTGAAATGTGTATGAAAAAATTATTATCTTATCGCAAAAATATTATGTTCACAAATAAAACAAGGAGAATTTATTATGGCTGAACTGAAACCTTTAAAAACCGTAAAAAAAATTGAAAAGGTTGAAAAATTAGATGCAGTTGGAGAGCAAATTGCATTTTTGAGAAAATTGGCTACGGATAAAAACTTGGTGAAAAAGTTTGTAGTTGAGCCGGAAAAAATTGCTCGTGAAAATGGAATTGAAAAACTTGATACTGACGTTGCCAAGGCTGTTTTGGATAATGTCGTTGCTAATATTCCGTTCACAGAAAAAGCTCGTGCCATTATTGGCGAAAAGAATATTAAATTAGCAGAAAAGCTGAAAACTGATTGTTGCTGTATATTGAACGATATTGAAAGATTTGTAGAATATGTAAAAATTGCTTTTGGTACCGGTGCGGCTCAGACTTCAATGATAAAAGCCGGTAAATTTGATGAACGCGTAATAAGTCGCTCTTCTATCAATAAGGTGACAAAGTTTAAATAAATGAATGTAGAACAAGTAAATCAGCATTTGATTGGTGAAGATCTTGTATACCATTATTATCGTATGCAATCGGAACCAATTCGATATCTAAGTTTAGGTATTGAAATTACAGATAAATGTAATGCTAAATGTGGAATATGTTATCAATCTGCAGGAATCCACAATAGTTGTGTTATTGATGTAAATGTTGCAAAAAAATGTATTCGTGAAGCGGCTTCAAGTTCCTGTATGGGATCTCGTTTTCATGCTGTGGGTGGTGAGGCTTTTCTATATCCTGATGTACTTTTCCCATTGTTTGAAGAAGCTAAAGCATCCGGTTTTACAGAAATATCTGCGACTACGAATTGCTTTTGGGCAAAAACGGAAAAAAATGCAGATGCCATATGCGCAAGAATGAAAAATTCTGGCGTGACACTCCTTGAAATATCATGGGATTTTTGGCATGCTCAGCATAACTCTGCTGAATGTATTAACAACTGCTTGATATATTGCCGAAAATATGGTATCCGCACTAATCTTCGTTTTCTAACAACGAAAAGTCATAGCATTGAAGAAGCCTTAAAAATGTTAGATCCATTCGCCGTGCGTCATGCATGTCAGATTTCTTCAAGTAATGTAACGCCTTCTGGAAGAGCTGTTGAGGTACTACCAAGAGAGGAATTTTACGGTGATGCTCACGGAATTGATGGTATGTGTGCCGATGGCTTGGTGCTTACGATCAACAGTTATGGTGAAGCTTATCCTTGCTGTGCAGGTTTTGATACTTGCCGTGATTGTAACTTTGGTAATATCAATGATTCCTCTATCATCGATATTATGGACAACATGAATTCAGATCCCATGCTAAGGCAGCTCGTTTTTCTAGGACCAAAATCTTACTATAAGATTTTAACGGATTGTGGTTGCAATGTTCCTGAAGAAAATCGATTTGTTAGTCGTTGTGACTTTTGCCATTTCATTTTTTCTAATGAAAACAGGACTAACATTATAAGGACGCATTTTGAAAAGCTTCAACAAGAATCTATAGAAAAAGCTATTGCTGTATTAGAAAAAAAATTATCTACAAAGGGGTCAAAGAATGAATAAGGTGGAACAGGCGCTTGTTGATTCTATGGAACAGGTGCTGCTTTATTTGAAAATGAATGATTCCAATTCTGAATTTACTTTAGGAACTGATAATCTTATTAATTGGTTTAAAAAATTAGATAGTCGTTTAGAAAAAAAATATGAAGAAATAGGGCGAGAAAATTTTTTAAACATAGGTAATCGAAATGTGGAAATCTATGGAGAAGATTTTTTTTCTAATAAAGACGAACTGAAAAAAATTTTAATAGGGATAAAGGATAGCCACTTTTCACCTGGAATAAAACTAAAATTGGGCTATTTTGTCGAAAATTTTTCTACAGTATTGGATTGGAAAATCGAACAACTAATTAGTCACGTTATTGTTGTTATTAATGATACTGAGTGTCCTATTGACAAAGAAAAATTAGATCGCTTGTTCTGCGATATGATTCCTTATTATTCAGGCTTTAATATAATAGGATCCTACGATGCTCTTATGCATTATGGCTTGTTTTCGATGAAATCTGTGTGCAGTGCTCATTTGGAACTAAGCGTGGTTGACGAAGAGATTGAACGTTTGTATCCAAATTGTGAAAAGCCCTGTGTGAACAGAATTTCGACAATTGTTTATTCTGATGGGTATGTGTATCCTTGTGAAGGTCTTGTTGGCTTGAAAAATGCGGCCATCGACAAGATCAATGCTAGTTCTGATGAAATGAAAATTTTTGAAGAACGTCGCAAGCCACTTTTGGAGTGGTATAAGGATGGACCCAAATTAGAAAATGAAGATATAATTGTTGAAAGCGATGAATTGCCGTATTATTGTAGAAAGCACCGCGCTCAATTAATCGAACAGTCTAAGGGAAACTGTTTTTAGTTATTTCTTGATTTTATCCAATAATCTTTTTGCAGGGAATCCAACAAGTTGGAATCCCTTTTCCCATATAAAGTCTTTTATGCGCTCGGAGCGTGTCTCGTTGCATTTCGGGAGCCAGCTTGCGTCAAAGTCTGCATCAAGGCCTGCTTTTAATACGAGGGCAGTGTAGTCCTTGTTGAGCGCGTCGTAGGCGTGGTGGCGTACGAAGTGTTTCTTTTCTTCGTAGTTGAAACGGCGCTCCAAAAGTTTGCGCTTCATGAATCCGGCGCCTTGCTGGGTCAGCTCGTCATAAGCAAAGAACACAGGGCGTTCCGTGTGGTAAAGCGATTCCATGACGACTTCGGCTTCGGTGAATTTTTTGCTCAAGCCGACTTCGAGTTTGCGCGTGACTTCGTAGAAGTCTGTTTGCTCGGGTGTTTCGAAAATGTGCAAGAAGAACACGCCGAGTGCGGCGGGCTTCATGTACAAAAAGAACGATTGCAAATGCGGTGCAAATTCATCGTTGCTTGTGAGCGAAACGACGTCGGCGGGGCTGTTTTCAGCGCGTTCGAAGAATTCTTTGAATTTGTTCTGATAATAAACGATGGAATCGTTGATGAGCAGCAAGCGTTCCACGTCACGTGTAATAATGCCTGGAACGTAGTTGCCGGCAGCATCGGTGCGGTTCGCCTGCAGTTGCAAATAACGCCGCCACATGCCAAAGTCAAAACCGCGATTTTCGGTGAGGAAAAGCTCGATGTGGTTTTCCTTCAGAAAATCGTAGGTGTCGCTCGAAAGCGTTCGGCGATTCGTGAGGAGAACGACCTTGAAGTCGGTCTCGGCGAGATGCTTGAGCGCAAAACGGACATAGCCGGGGAGGTCTTCCCCGGTTTGGTAACTGGCATAGAGGGCGACTTTATTGCATGCGTCCATCAGCTATCTTCCTCTGCGGCCTCCGCGGCTGCTGCGTCCGCGACCTTTTTCGCTAGATCTGCGGCCACGTCTTGCTTCGCGCGGTTCGCTGGCTACATGGAATCCTTCTCCGAAATCACGGGAATCGCGACCTCCGCGCTTTTCAGAACCGTGTTTTCCGCGCTTGTCGAAACGGCGATCTTCACGGCTATCGCGAGAGTCTCGGAAATCGTCGCGGCCCTTGCGGAGTCCCTTATGACCGCGGGCATCGCGACCGGTGCGTTCAAAGATTGGACCGTCAAAATCCTGACGCCCACGGCGACCGCCAGAAATGTATTCCGGTTCGTCGAATTCGTCATCGTCATCTGGCTGGCTCACATAGCCGAGTGCTTCGGCGGCTGCGGCGCGGTCTGCGCGTTCATTGAAATTGCGAATGTCGCGTTCGGTATCTTCGCGGCTGCGGCGTTTCTTCGGTTCAGGGCTCAGCTTTTCTGTGATGCTGAAGTCTGCCTGGCCGCGCAACGGGTCCACGCGCAACAACTGCACCATCACCTTGTCGCCACGGCGGAAGGTGCGACCGCTACGCTTTCCGTAAGCAAGGCCTTGGTCCGGATTGAATACGTAGAAGTCGTCGCCCGTGATATCGCGGTAACGCACAAGACCTTCTGCAATCGGATCGTCGATGGAAACGTAAATGCCCCATTCTTCGATGCCCGTTACATTTGCTTCGAAGCTATCGCCAATGCGGCTCTTCAAAATCCAGCAGCTGCACACCTTGATGGCGATGCGTTCTACCTTCATGTTCTTGATTTCGTTTGCCGAAATCAAGTCGCAAACTTCAATCACGCTGTTCACGCGTTCGGCATCGATTTCCTTGCCCTTGCGCGCCAGTTCACGATGGCACCAAAGGTCTGCGTAACGGCGGATCGGCGAGGTGAAGTGGCTGTAATCTTGCCAGTTCAAGGCGAAGTGCCCAAAGCTGTTGCTATCGTAATGAGCCTTCTGCATACTGCGCAAAATGCGGTTCGTGAGCGTTTCGTCACCCTGGGCGCGCTTCACCAAATGTTCGTACAGCTTGAATGCTGTCGGGTTCAAGTTCGTATCGCCGCTGCGCGGCTTGCCTAAATCACGCAACATCACCGGAGCATCCTTGAACAGATCCGGGTACATGTAGTACAGTTCCATGATGTCCTTGGTGTCCGGCGCTTCATGGATACGGTAAATGCCTTGCAGCTTGCGCTGCTTGAGTTCCTTGGCGCAGCAGTTGTTTGCAATAAGCATGCATTCTTCGACCCAGGAATTCGATTCATCGTGTTCGCGCGGTACAATTTTGACCGGTTCGCCATTCTCGTCGAACTTGCAGCCATATTCCGTTGTCTGGAATTCGAGCAAACCTTCCTTGGTGCGGTTCTGCTTGAGGAGCGCTGTGACTTCGGCAAGAGCCTTGATGGAGTCGTCGCCAGCTTCCATCATCTGCACGGCCTGCTGGTACGTGATTCCCTTCGTAATTTTTACGACACTGCGGTGGAAATCCCAAGAGAGCACATTGGCGTGCTTGTCCAGTTCCATCATGCAAGTGAATGCGCAACGGTCCACGCCTTCGTGCAAACTGCAAACACCGCTGGAAAGCTTTTCCGGGAGCATCGGCACTGCCGTCCACGGCAAATATTGCGTATAACTTCTTTCGAGCGCTTCTTCGTCGAGGTCAGATCCTTCGGGCACATAGTAGCTCACGTCGGCAATATGCACGCCGAGCTTGTAGCCGCCATTTGCTGTGCGTTCCACGCTAATGGCATCGTCGTGGTCCATGGCGCCTTCGGGGTCGATGCAAAGAATGTCGAGATTGCGGTAATCGACGCGACCCTTGAAATCCTTTTCGGTCGGATCCGAAATAGATGCTACGTATTTTTCAATAGCTGGGCTGAAACCTTTGGGAAGATTGCTTTCTTCCATAAACTGCTTTTTAACTTCATCCCAACTTACGTTGTTCAACTCAGCGGAACGGTCCACCTTCGCCAAATAGCTATGCTTGAGCTTCGGATGCGGATAAAGCGTAAAGCTAATCGTCTCGCCTTCCTTGCCCGGAGCCTGCCTGCGGTGGCACATTTCATAGACTTTGCCCGTATCGAGTTCGGTTACTTCCCAGTCTTCGTCACCGGTCTGGTGCAGAATGCCGCGCTTCACGCGTGTGCCGGAATCCTTTTCGGTCTGACGGCGGCTGCGAGCGCCCGGACGGCGGTTGTCTTCGACGCCCTGTTCCGCAAGTTTCTTGCGGCGCTTTTCACGCTTGTCTTCGAGCGGTTCACCATCGCCCAATTGATATTCCTTGTGCGCAGAACGCTTTAAAACACCACGCTCAATCATGTCGGCGAGGAGCTGCTTAAAAGCCATTTTCTGTTTTTTCGGGAGGCCGAGAGCGCTACGGAGCTGGCTCCCTACCATGGGTTCGTCACGAAGGATTGCAATAATTTGTTCTTCGCTCGGTAATTCTTTAGCCATAATTAAACCTCCTTGTTTTCAGTTGCCGCGCTTTCTGTTGCATTTTCTGCAGCTTTGGCGGCGGCAAGTTCCGCCTGCTTGTACGGCATGACGGATTCAATCAAATCGTGTGTTTCGTCGCGGAGTTCTGCCATCGGTTTTTCAGCGTAATCTTCGTAACGGATAAGCGGATGAATAATCATCTTCACTTCGCCAGAATAGACCGCCCACTTGACCTTCGGGAGGATCTTTCCAGTGTTAATAAATGTAACAGGTAAAATGGAAAAATGCTGTTCTTTTGCCAAGCGGAAAATTCCATTTTGGAACTTGAACATGTGCCCGTCTTCGCTGCGGTGGCCTTCGGGGAATACGGCAATGTTGTAGTTTTGTTCGAAACGTTTTTTGAGGTGCTTACCAAGACCTGCGTTCATGCGAGGATTCTTGTGGATTGGGATACTTCCGGTGCGGTCCAAAACCCAGCCAAATACAGGAGCTTTCCAGAGACTTGCCTTTGCCATGAATGCCGCCGGCGTAATGGAATGCCAAATAACGTTGATGTCCAAAAAGCTCTGGTGGTTTGCGACAATGACATAGCCCTTTTCGTTCGGGATGTTTTCGGCCCCTTCAACGGAAACCTTGATTCCGAAAATCTTGAAAATGATATTCCTGAAGGCAAAAGTGCAAACTTTGGTGCAATCTTCCCAATGGCCGCGGAGACCGCAGTAAAGGGTGTACGGGATACCCGCGATGAGCATAATGCCAAAGACAACGACATAGTAAAGTAAAGCAAGAATAGCGCGCATGGTCTCTTTCTTTTTGATGTGAATTTTTGACCTACCCAATATAAATAGGTCCCCATGGGCTTAATGTATATTTTTTGCGCCGATTGAAACAGTTGTTTTTATTACATGCGTGTAAATATGCGCTTGTCATTACCGATTTAATTGAGAATCTCCTATTTCCTTGAGAAAAAACTATATTCCTCAACGTAAAACATGGAGTTTTAAATTATGGAAATTAAATGGCTTAATCCCGATGCTAAGTTTGACCGTCTTGTTTTGGCGGGTGATATCGGTGGTACGAATACGAATCTTGGTCTTGTTGGCTACAAAGATGGCAAGTTTACGCTCATTCTCGAAACCGTTTGCCCGAGCCAGTGCATTGAAGGGCTCGATACCCCGATCCGCGAAACGCTCAAGGCTGCTATCGAAAACCGCGCCGATTTGAAGCCGTCCCACATCTGCATCAGTGCAGCAGGCCCCGTTGCTAACAACAAGTGCGTCATGACGAACCTCCCGTGGTGCGTTGACGGCGATGCCATCACCAATGCAACCGGTATCCCGACGCTCGTGATTAACGACTTTATGGCCATTAGCTATGGCATCCCGACTCTGGATGTCGATGACCCGAATCAGATTCTCAAGTTCAAGCATACCGACGGAAGTGAACCGAAGCCGCAGGCTACAACGAAGGCCGTGATTGGCCCAGGTACCGGCATGGGCGTTGGCTTCCTCGCATTTGACGGCGAAAAGTACATCCCGGCTTGCTCCGAAGGTGGCCATTCTACGTTCGCCCCGTTCGACAAGGAATCCCAGGACTTCCGCGACTACATGGAAAAGCGCATCGGCACCGTGCCGGGCGTCGAACCGCTCGTCTCTGGCATGGGCCTTGCTCACCTCTATGAATGGTGGCGCGACACCAAGGGCGTTCCGCAGAATGAAGCCTTCAAGAAAATTGAAGAAACCGATTGGCATGACCGCCCGAAGTACATCAGCCGCGCAAGCGACACCGATCCGGTCGCTGCCGAAATGATGCGCATGTTCGTGAAGATGCTTGCCCGCTTCGCCAGCGACGCCTGCACGTTGTTCCTCCCGCTGGGTGGTTTCTACCTCGCCGGTGGTACGGTGCAGAAAGACCTCCGCTGGCTTGAACGCGATAACTTGTTCATGACCTGGTTCGAAAAGAACTACAATCCGAACATCCGCCCGCTCTTGAACAAGATCCCGGTGTACCTCATCAAGGATTACAGCATTAGTTTGTACGGTGCTGCTAATGCAAGTTTGAATTTGCAGAAGTAAAAGCTGCTGGAACCGCGGCGGAGGCGAATGTAAATGCGAATGCGCCGAAGTCGATTGGTCTAGAGCTTTGTTAATCCCGGCTGCAAAGGCTGGGATTTTTTTTGTTCGTGAGGGAGATTTCTTTTTCAGCGCAACGGCCTTGGCCTATTACACGAACTCGATTACGAGCTGCTTGCCGAGGGCATGCGCCAGTTTGTAGAGCGTCTCGATGGATGGCGAGCCTTTTGGAGTCTCAAAACGTTGGTAAGCCTGCGGGGTGATGTTTGCGCGACGCGCCACCTCGCTTTTCTTTTGGCCCCTGCGGGCTTCGAATAGTTTATACGCAATTTCAATCCGCGGGGAAAGTTCGACCGGGTAGAGGCCCTTGTCGGTGTCGGGCATTGTCTTAGGGAGAATCATCGTATTGCCAAGATCCAGGTCGCATTCCATCGCACCGTCCAGCGCGTCCTTCGCCTGCCTGAGAGCCTCCTCCTGCGTGTCGCCGAATGCGTTCACGTTGGGCAGGTCGGGGAACGAAACTACGAAGCCCATGTCCTTGTCTTTCTCTATTTTCGCTGCGTAATTCATGGATGCCTCTACTGGTCAAATTGTTTCAAGATGCGCTTGAGATAGACGCCTTCTATCTCGTGCTTGTTTCGTTGTATGGGAACGGGTCGCTTGCCTTGCTTCACGAATATGTGGTGATCGCCGCTGATTCGCCCTAATTCCCAGCCTCTTTTTTTTGCGTAGTCACAGATTTCTTTAAACTTCATTGTTTAAATTACAATATATTTGTTTATTTGTCAATATATAGATTTATAAAATAGAGCGCAAAAGCTCTATTTTCACCCTTTTTTCACCAATATTTGGATGTCGAGCAGCTTTTCCCAGTCTGCTTTGGTGCGCTTTTCGCGGGGGATGCTCCAGAAGTTATTCCAGATTTCGTTGTTGAGAGAATCGATTTCGGCGGCTTGGGCGTCGGTGACGGTGCCATTGGCGGTGCTGTACATTTTGTGCTCCTTTCTGCGTACAAGCTTTATAAACGCAGATGTTTTAAACGACTATTTAAAACTACACTTTTGTGCACTATTCGTCAAGAGGTAAGATTGACTTTTTTTCAAATGCGTCGAAAGTCAATATTTTTTTCACGATGACACTTTACTGACAGCATAAAAAATTATATTCATGAAGAGCATTTTATATACACAAGCGATATTGTTTTTATGCCTATAACAAATGTTGCGAGAGTTTCTGTTTGGAATGAAGCCAAAGGTTTTGGCTTTGCTGAGGCTAATGGGAAAAAATATTTTGTTCACCGAAGTGCTTTAGGTCCAATTTCGCGTAACCCTAAAGTCGGCGATACAATTGTTGTGACGAAATTTGAAGAAACACCGAAAGGTCCTCGTATAACATCAGGTGTGCTGGAAGGGGTTCCGTTAAAGCAGTTTCATGAAAAGCGGACTGCGTACGTGCCAGGCTATTATCGCAAGCGTAAGCTGAAGTTTGCTTTAGCAATTTTCTTAATTGCGATTCCGGCAATGTTGTTTACATATTGCCAGGAACATTCATTCGGTCAAAAAACATCTCAATCTGCAATTGTTCCTACCCCTAAAAATGTAAATCGTGGAACCGAATCCAGATTCCATTGCGATGGACGTACACATTGCAGCCAAATGAATAGTTATGAAGAAGCATTATTCTTTTTAAGAAATTGCCCTGGAGTTCAAATGGATGGCGACGGTGACGGCAAACCCTGTGAACGCCAGTTTGGAAAGTAGAGATTTTATGCCTAATCTTTTTACGGAAGCGACGCGCGTTCAGCTGACTGCGATTCAGCATTTGGCTCGCATCGGCTATACGTATTTGGGAAAAATTTCGGAGTCTGGCGCAACGCCGGCAATTCCATACGACCCAGAGACGAACATTCTTGTAGATATTTTTGCGGAGCAGTTCAAGAAGCTGAATCCGGCAGCGACTGTTTCTGCGCAGAGCGTGCTTTCGGACATTCAGAAGGAACTGGATGACGACGATTTGGGCCAGCAGTTCTACAGGCGCCTTACCAGCTATTCTCCACTTCGCCTAGTTGATTTTGAACATCCGGAAAACAACACGTACCATTGCACGGCGGAATTCACTTGCAAGAATGGCGATGAAAGTTTCCGCCCCGACATTACGTTGTTCGTCAACGGGCTTCCGCTCGTGTTTATCGAGGTCAAGAAGCCGAACAACGTAGGCGGCATGGTGGCCGAAAGCAAGCGGATGAACGACGAACGCTTCCCGAAGAAAAAGTTCCGCCGCTTTATCAACATCACGCAGTTGATGATTTTCTCCAACAACATGGAATACGATGCCAAGGGCGGTGTTGTCCCGATTGAAGGCGTATTCTATTGCACAACTGCGAAAAACGAAGCGCGTTTCAACTGCTTCAGGGAAGAGAACCCCAAGCGTGCGGCAATCGCGCCGTTCCACGCCAATTATCCTTATCTACCAATTCCTGCGGATCTCGAAAAGAGAGTCCTGATGGATTTCAATGTTCCGGTCTTGAAAGAGAATCCGGAATACAAGACGAATCTCGATATCAACACGCCCACGAACCGCGTGCTTACTTCTATGGTGAGCCCGGAGCGTTTGCTCTTTTTGCTCAAGTACGGCATCGCTTACTTGCATGTCGAAAAAGAGAAGGATGGCCAAATCGAGAGCCGCCATGAAAAGCACATCATGCGTTACCAGCAATTTTTTGCGGCCATGATTATCCGTGAAAAACTGGCAGCGGGTGCGACATCCGGCATTGTGTGGCATACGCAGGGTTCGGGCAAGACGGCACTTTCGTACCACTTGAGCAAAGTCCTCAAGGATTATTACGCCAAGCAGAACAAAGTCGCGAAATTCTACTTTATTGTGGACCGCCTGGATTTGCTGGAGCAGGCAACCGAAGAATTGAGCAACCGCGGCCTCAAGGTGACAACGGCAAATTCCCGCACGGAACTCATGGAACAGTTCCGCACACAGCAGGCCTTGCAGGGCAACGCCGGTGTCGATGAAATTACCGTGGTGAACATCCAGAAGTTTGAAAATGACACCGAGAAAGTGGAAATCCCGAATTACGCCACGAATTTGCAACGCGTGTTCATTATGGACGAAGCGCATCGCGGCTACAAACCGGGCGGATGTTTCCTTTCGAACCTTTTCAATGCCGACAAGAACGCCATCAAGATTGCACTTACCGGCACACCGCTCATCGGGAGCGAAAAGGCGA
This window contains:
- a CDS encoding histidine phosphatase family protein; translated protein: MKKFGLTAIGFAAMSALLVAGCSSDGNPATGDDDFNLDQPISLLDTLTVTSAANLPVCDASREGRAFFVQNENMPHLCIKGTWRSAADSTDFSITCSDGFLHAVDKIAHQPHLNVDTVRYSGLQRDTIPGVVQNGPFIFGTSVVLNEASEMNFFRADGNGHSASTCVQTNDGHYTLESVSTNSNYVKISATGFYRNMVTGGSSANPVTLSALTKVASSVEGAGTTPIRVRNSVNVNILTQLEIPRIEQLAMNHIEFNEAKAQAEREIFAAFGIDTVQFYLQPYFTDGRTDKPVAEDLDMFGNSEYSAALFAISVMLQGDRSETEMMSLANNLAEDIKGDGVWNDPNWKIKIADWVVGLDTLWKYNDIRNNVSSWGVSAIPNFEKYIRAFIPVAYGFEPCSDANAGQVTYVNQGQSALFANDYEHADHSRVRFICDANSKEWRIAQPIEKDTAGFGPGAYDKEVREGRVNHDTYYIFDSGTWRIATPQEADGFTDIAEVYASLKPNEKAVFIIRHSERTDNTGPTGHLTSNGKTYARNLGKRLAAIANEDFYYGYSGYTRTQETCEEIALGKGQQQYTLDILPYMDGSWYVKDGAKANDYTNADGGWVVYSKYAFTGAYEDAFYDLKTRSEELLKDNILGNISTMKRVNFMCTHDYLVVPLLAYTTSGHANVRYYEKWRWVNYLSGVAMIISPDGSIRYVPVKGLESGTM
- a CDS encoding radical SAM/SPASM domain-containing protein; its protein translation is MNVEQVNQHLIGEDLVYHYYRMQSEPIRYLSLGIEITDKCNAKCGICYQSAGIHNSCVIDVNVAKKCIREAASSSCMGSRFHAVGGEAFLYPDVLFPLFEEAKASGFTEISATTNCFWAKTEKNADAICARMKNSGVTLLEISWDFWHAQHNSAECINNCLIYCRKYGIRTNLRFLTTKSHSIEEALKMLDPFAVRHACQISSSNVTPSGRAVEVLPREEFYGDAHGIDGMCADGLVLTINSYGEAYPCCAGFDTCRDCNFGNINDSSIIDIMDNMNSDPMLRQLVFLGPKSYYKILTDCGCNVPEENRFVSRCDFCHFIFSNENRTNIIRTHFEKLQQESIEKAIAVLEKKLSTKGSKNE
- a CDS encoding ribonuclease R family protein; this encodes MAKELPSEEQIIAILRDEPMVGSQLRSALGLPKKQKMAFKQLLADMIERGVLKRSAHKEYQLGDGEPLEDKREKRRKKLAEQGVEDNRRPGARSRRQTEKDSGTRVKRGILHQTGDEDWEVTELDTGKVYEMCHRRQAPGKEGETISFTLYPHPKLKHSYLAKVDRSAELNNVSWDEVKKQFMEESNLPKGFSPAIEKYVASISDPTEKDFKGRVDYRNLDILCIDPEGAMDHDDAISVERTANGGYKLGVHIADVSYYVPEGSDLDEEALERSYTQYLPWTAVPMLPEKLSSGVCSLHEGVDRCAFTCMMELDKHANVLSWDFHRSVVKITKGITYQQAVQMMEAGDDSIKALAEVTALLKQNRTKEGLLEFQTTEYGCKFDENGEPVKIVPREHDESNSWVEECMLIANNCCAKELKQRKLQGIYRIHEAPDTKDIMELYYMYPDLFKDAPVMLRDLGKPRSGDTNLNPTAFKLYEHLVKRAQGDETLTNRILRSMQKAHYDSNSFGHFALNWQDYSHFTSPIRRYADLWCHRELARKGKEIDAERVNSVIEVCDLISANEIKNMKVERIAIKVCSCWILKSRIGDSFEANVTGIEEWGIYVSIDDPIAEGLVRYRDITGDDFYVFNPDQGLAYGKRSGRTFRRGDKVMVQLLRVDPLRGQADFSITEKLSPEPKKRRSREDTERDIRNFNERADRAAAAEALGYVSQPDDDDEFDEPEYISGGRRGRQDFDGPIFERTGRDARGHKGLRKGRDDFRDSRDSREDRRFDKRGKHGSEKRGGRDSRDFGEGFHVASEPREARRGRRSSEKGRGRSSRGGRRGR
- a CDS encoding 1-acyl-sn-glycerol-3-phosphate acyltransferase — encoded protein: MRAILALLYYVVVFGIMLIAGIPYTLYCGLRGHWEDCTKVCTFAFRNIIFKIFGIKVSVEGAENIPNEKGYVIVANHQSFLDINVIWHSITPAAFMAKASLWKAPVFGWVLDRTGSIPIHKNPRMNAGLGKHLKKRFEQNYNIAVFPEGHRSEDGHMFKFQNGIFRLAKEQHFSILPVTFINTGKILPKVKWAVYSGEVKMIIHPLIRYEDYAEKPMAELRDETHDLIESVMPYKQAELAAAKAAENATESAATENKEV
- a CDS encoding glucokinase encodes the protein MEIKWLNPDAKFDRLVLAGDIGGTNTNLGLVGYKDGKFTLILETVCPSQCIEGLDTPIRETLKAAIENRADLKPSHICISAAGPVANNKCVMTNLPWCVDGDAITNATGIPTLVINDFMAISYGIPTLDVDDPNQILKFKHTDGSEPKPQATTKAVIGPGTGMGVGFLAFDGEKYIPACSEGGHSTFAPFDKESQDFRDYMEKRIGTVPGVEPLVSGMGLAHLYEWWRDTKGVPQNEAFKKIEETDWHDRPKYISRASDTDPVAAEMMRMFVKMLARFASDACTLFLPLGGFYLAGGTVQKDLRWLERDNLFMTWFEKNYNPNIRPLLNKIPVYLIKDYSISLYGAANASLNLQK